DNA from Solenopsis invicta isolate M01_SB chromosome 4, UNIL_Sinv_3.0, whole genome shotgun sequence:
TATCTatgttgtagagatggcgtttCGAAAAATTGTTTCGAAACTAAATGTAATTTATCGTTCGTCGATTATAACCTCAACGAATCTGACCAAATCTGACGTTGATAGATGGCATTGGAATCGCAATGACGCTTATTTGAAAAGCTAACGTACATCATGTACTTGGGTGCAGATTGTGCGTGGGATATTTATTGACTAGAACTTTCTTGATTTCCTACGTTAAAAGATAGATATGGCTCCGACGATCAAAGATaagatgaaaaatatatttcataaagtgCAGTTCAATAAAACCGATCATCCACAGTACATGAAGAAGTTCACAAAGTTGTACGAGACGGTGAGTTTCATGTTCTTTGTAGAACCGTGAAAAATGTTCTATCTTTCTTAGGTCTTTATAAGTAAATCATCTTCTTTTTTGAGATATGTAATTGTAATACGATTCGAAATTCATTTGACAGATTATACATAATAGTGgagtaatatttacttttgatatgtacatatttatctcattgaaaaacaaatggtatttatatacattatatatttcttttcttagaCAAATTTAGATACATTCTGGGAACATTTTATTTGGTGTCTGAAGGTGCCTCTTTCAACATCGCAACGACACCCATATATCTTTAACACGTTAGAATTTTGTGCCAAGTTCTGTATGAGTTTCTATCCATCCTTGGAAAGCGAAAATGTAGAACCAATCTCACCATTTCTCAACAAGTtattcaaatttcttttatcgAGCCACAATGCTAAGGATAAAGGAGTAAGGTTTCGCATATGTCATTTTCTAAATATGCTCTTAAACTCCATGGGTGATAACGCTTTCATCGACGACAACTTATGTGACCAAATTACAATTAGTATGATGGATCGATTGTTGGATAAATCACCTAAAGTTAGAGCACAGGCTGTTTATGCCTTGTACAGATTACAGGATCCAGCGGATGAACAATGCcctgtaataaaaatgtatctttttcaTGTATCTAAAGATCCAAGTGCAGAAGTTCGCAAAGCGGTTCTTACTACCATGGGGAAAAATCAGAAAACTTTACAAGCTGCATTGCTAAGAACACGAGATATTGATGATACTGTACGGAAAAAAGCATAtgaatttataagtaaaatcaCAGTACGTTCTTTGACTATTGAGCAGAGAGAATGTTTATTGAAAGATGGTCTCAAAGATAGATCTGAGAGTGTTAGAACATgtgtaaataatgttttattaccAGCATGGTTAAGATATTTCAAAGGAGACTTTATGAATCTTATTCATTCATTGGACGCTGGGATAGGAACAGAATCTGCAACTTCAGCTTTACAGGTCTTGTTCAAGTAAGTATATATTTCTTGATTAcataagaaaaatgagaaatattgatcaaataacagttatattttattaaatattgtcttGATATAGAAACgctgatttaaatattttattggagCAAGTGCCATTAGATAAAAATACAAGATTGATTCCATTGGCAAGTTTAacaaatgaaaatgttttatattggaAATGTATAATACAGCATCTTCATCGTCTTTCTTGTACGGAAGAATTAGAACTAATGATTCCGGAATTATcagaattttgcaaatatatatgtgATTTTATTACTCTCATATCTTCTCAGTCATATGAGACATGGGAAAGAGAGAGTCAGAAGTTTATTCTGCTACAACTTTTTGAAATATCTACGATGTATGATCTCTCAGATGAGGTAGgcagaaagaaattaaatgaaatcATAATAGATACTTTAATGAGCGATCATTGCTCTACTAAAATAATCGAGTGTCTGGTGAGTCATTTGGCAAAAGTGATACCAGAGCCTAGTAATATGCTGAATGCTGTCGCTAATGTCATTAGTGAGACTAGGCTACCTCTGAAAGAAAACGTAGTCACTCAGCAAATTACTGCAGAGCAGCAGCATGAGAAGAATATGCAAGTGAGTATTGAGTAATTTAgtactattaaaaaatgatagatATTTAGAAatctagaatatttttttacttacttttcaatttgattttagaaaactaagttaaaagttgaAGTAATAGAGCTTGAAGAAAATTTGTATCAAGCAATCAAGGAACAGAATTTTATACAAGCTGACAACCTTAAGGAAAAAATCAATGCCTTGAAAGAGGAGCTAAATCGTTTATCTAAAATAGCCGAAACTGTAATAATTGAGGATAATAATATACGGGAGGAGAAAAATGATACCGCAACTATGGTGAAGTGTCTTGATATCTTATATGTTGCGATGCAATCTGTTCGTGTATTGACACCTACACTCAGAAGTTTGATGTGTTtagttttaaatagttttgAGGTAAGTGTACAAATTTTAGAATCTGTGCTTGCTTGCTTGcgtgcgtacgtacgtacgtacgtacgtacgtgtgccaacaaaaaaattttacactgtctttcatgtatttatttattgttactcattatttaatttattatgttttagcATCCTCACGATAGTGTACATATATTAGCGCTGAAAACATTAGGTGTTTATTGCATTTTGGACAAGGAATTGGCTAAGAAACATATAATGATATTCTTTTACCAATTTTCTCTTGAACAAGAAAATCAAGAGATATGGGTAGTCTCTTTAAAGGGAATATTCGATCTCTTGCTTATGTATGGTTTggaattttttgatatattgcAATCTCCGGAAGAGAATTCCGTGCAAAATAGATCCGAAAAGACTCGCTCGCTTTATACACACGAGGATAGTAATATTTCAATAAGTAAACGAACTGAAGTAGAGGAAGGTCCCtgcaatttcataaaaatcttaACGGGATTGCTAACCAATGCggtaaatgatatttttgaaaatttttaacatgaataAATGGCTTATGCAAAATAATggtatttgaaaatttacagaATCAAGATTTGCGTACTATTGCAGCAGAAGGGCTTTGCAAATTACTGCTCAATCACCGAATCAATAGCAGTAATCTAATATCACGCTTAATAATTATGTGTTATAATCCAGTCAACGCCGATGACATTTATCTCCGTCAATGTTTAAGCGCTTTTTTCGACTGTTTTGTAGCGCGCGTACCCGATGCTCAAGAAATGCTCGAAGGCGCATACCTTCCTACATTACAAGTTCTTTGTAACGCACCGGATATTAGTCCTCTACGAGAGATTAATGCATATCACATATCTAGATTTATACTGAGTTTAACTCGACGAGGCTGTCAGAAGACCAGTGGACAAACATTTTATACGCACAATAATCTTGCGTTTGCTATACTGGCTGAGATCTTAAATCCAGAGAGCAAGATAGATCAAGAAGTTCTTATTAAATCTTTGACAAATTTGTATATTCAAATCGAAGATGATCTATCGAAACAAAATCTGCAAAAAGCTATCAAACGTGTTACAAAAATGGTACGTCAATCTTTGTATTGAATCTTACATCACTGatcaaattatcaattataaaagtatttatagtTTGGATGTATTCTGTGCAATAATATACATGTGtattaattgcaatttaatatcTTACAGGTGATGAATTATGACAAACGATTACTTAAATATATTGAACAgttcaaacaaaaattagaaatgccTTCTGAAGGAACAGAAATGGATGTAGAGGTCGAAAGTGAAAGCGAAGAGTAAATAACTCATTAatcgaaaatatataaattacactgGGCGACTGgttttgttgtttgaataaaattcatcatttttcatgtatttttgaCACCTTTAATCTCACTTAGGTTTTCTCAAAAACGTGACGTGATGGAGCAATTTGTTTGCCGAATTCGTGTTGGGCacgcaaaaatacatagaaaataataaattttattccaacaacagaaaagaagttTGAAAATGGTGCCCTGTGTTATTAGGTAGTACTTTGgatttttttatatgtcaaataataatactttatatttatttcctgattatgaattgaaatatttggGATTATGATTTGTTTTATCTTGGTCCTAACTTGTAGATTACAATACTCCTTCCATTTccttcaatttatatttttacgagtCAAAATCCcgattttaaaatgttaatgctTGGAATAgtattttttggaattttaggTAGTGCAACATTTTtgcttattataatttcttggTAGTTTATCGCGATTATTAGAATTTtcgtaaatttaatgaataggaACAGAAGATATTTACAAGACAAGTTTTGCATCGTCAAtgcatacattattttatattaaaaaaaaattacaaaatatattatcatcGTCAAGTGTACAGTTACAGAGATACGTATATacatgcataaatattttatctattaacAGTAACTATACAAACATTCGGGTAGAATTGATTTCTATAAAACATCTTCGAAATTTCAACTTGTTCCAAATCTTAAAGTCTTAAAAAGTCATTGTAATGTTCTTTGAAAAAAGTCTGACGTAAATAATTCTAAAcagtttcataatttatttattaattctttttaaagtattaataataaaagaaaaagtattaataataaaaaaaaaatagtttctcaattgtaaaatgaaaaattgttttaaaattctaaaatgatAAGTCTTTGTTTggtaatttcttttatttcgcaTTATGCACAAGATTATGACATTCCTAACTTTACGTAATGCATCGCGTCATTATATGGAGGCACGATACGATTCTCGTTCAGACATAAAAGTGTAATTCGCGCATCGATACTGCGTAAAAACGGATGGTCCGCGGTCCGCTTAGTGGCTCTCCCTGTCGACACGTTTATGAGTACCAAGGCCGTTCGGATAATCTAGTAAACGTCGTTAATTCCTAATTACATCGATCTTTGGCTTTGGAATTATTTCCTCGCGTAAACGGTGAGACGAAATCAGCGGGTGTTCTTGAAATTGATGTTGCTCGATAATGCATAGCATTaaaccaaaagtaaaaatataatttttttgtttcttaaattaGGAATTAATTTTGTCagtaattgaaacaaaaaatagtttgaataagaatatataagaaattgaTGTCTATTCATGGTATTGTATCCGtaatttcgaaaattaaaagtttcctTCAATTTCTACTCATTTTTCTCGTGTTTTATGAAAGAAGGTGCTGtcagtttcttttaattaaagtttctatttttgaaacaatttatGTCATTAGCGCTATTTATTCTTCGCAAGAGGTCTTTGATGAAGATGAGTAATGTACGAGAAAAAGAGGCATGTGATTCATACGGAAATATTGCAGACGTattataacaagaaaatataGGTTGTCATTTTAAATTCGTCAAATTTCGAGCAACaaaacttttatgaaaaaattttggaaaaaacttaagaaattttactatattttactatattatttcaaagattaaggtattttttaatttatttataagttttaagaactgcaactaaaaattaatatctataattGACTTTACATCCTGTGTATTGTGTAGTAATCATGTttcgaatttttcaaatttatagaaATGACGGGATCTTAGGGCCATGCGTACGCACCTGATTCCAGTATTTCACTTACTCGACGTCAGAGCGCACTAGCGGAGTATAGTCATATGTTAGCAACATGGCGGGTGTGCTGTTCGAAGATATTTTCAACGTGAAGGACATCGATCCAGAGGGCAAGAAATTCGACAGGGGTAAGTTCATATTGGAGTTAACATTTTGACGCGTTCGCGCTTTCATTTGCCTCGGCGATGCGCGCGCCATTTTCACTAGCGGAACGGTAGCGTCCCGCGTGCTGATCGACC
Protein-coding regions in this window:
- the LOC105200409 gene encoding condensin complex subunit 3; this translates as MAPTIKDKMKNIFHKVQFNKTDHPQYMKKFTKLYETTNLDTFWEHFIWCLKVPLSTSQRHPYIFNTLEFCAKFCMSFYPSLESENVEPISPFLNKLFKFLLSSHNAKDKGVRFRICHFLNMLLNSMGDNAFIDDNLCDQITISMMDRLLDKSPKVRAQAVYALYRLQDPADEQCPVIKMYLFHVSKDPSAEVRKAVLTTMGKNQKTLQAALLRTRDIDDTVRKKAYEFISKITVRSLTIEQRECLLKDGLKDRSESVRTCVNNVLLPAWLRYFKGDFMNLIHSLDAGIGTESATSALQVLFKNADLNILLEQVPLDKNTRLIPLASLTNENVLYWKCIIQHLHRLSCTEELELMIPELSEFCKYICDFITLISSQSYETWERESQKFILLQLFEISTMYDLSDEVGRKKLNEIIIDTLMSDHCSTKIIECLVSHLAKVIPEPSNMLNAVANVISETRLPLKENVVTQQITAEQQHEKNMQKTKLKVEVIELEENLYQAIKEQNFIQADNLKEKINALKEELNRLSKIAETVIIEDNNIREEKNDTATMVKCLDILYVAMQSVRVLTPTLRSLMCLVLNSFEHPHDSVHILALKTLGVYCILDKELAKKHIMIFFYQFSLEQENQEIWVVSLKGIFDLLLMYGLEFFDILQSPEENSVQNRSEKTRSLYTHEDSNISISKRTEVEEGPCNFIKILTGLLTNANQDLRTIAAEGLCKLLLNHRINSSNLISRLIIMCYNPVNADDIYLRQCLSAFFDCFVARVPDAQEMLEGAYLPTLQVLCNAPDISPLREINAYHISRFILSLTRRGCQKTSGQTFYTHNNLAFAILAEILNPESKIDQEVLIKSLTNLYIQIEDDLSKQNLQKAIKRVTKMVMNYDKRLLKYIEQFKQKLEMPSEGTEMDVEVESESEE